The DNA window CGGCCCATGGACTGGCGGATGCCGAGTTGCCGGCACAGTCTGGTGAACGCGTGTGCGGTGTAGGTCGAGCCGCGGTCGGTGTGGAAGACGACCCGGTCGGCCTCCTCCTCCCGCCAGATTGCGTCCTTCCCGCCGCGCGTCGTTACGGCCATCGTGATCGCCGCCCGGGCCAGCTCGGCGTCGAGGCGGAGCCCGGTGGCGGTGCCGAGCAGGCGACGGGAGTACAGGTCGATCACGGTCGCCAGGTACAGCTTCGGACCACGGCCATCGGGGCCGGTGGGGATCTCGGTCATGTCCTATGCCGACCTTCGGTTTATGCCGACGTCGCGGGCGACGGTGCGTGCCGGTGGGGCTTCGGGGCTGGGGAGGTCGGCATAGTCAGAGGGCCGTGAGCCAGGCGAGGATGTCGG is part of the Tenggerimyces flavus genome and encodes:
- a CDS encoding DDE-type integrase/transposase/recombinase, with the translated sequence MTEIPTGPDGRGPKLYLATVIDLYSRRLLGTATGLRLDAELARAAITMAVTTRGGKDAIWREEEADRVVFHTDRGSTYTAHAFTRLCRQLGIRQSMGRVGSCFDNAAAEAFFSSLEWEVLSRHDFETTRQAQTAVLDWCYGFYNHHRRHSSADMMSPINYENTTAPNREAA